From a region of the Myxococcus stipitatus genome:
- a CDS encoding SirB1 family protein, whose product MARERLVSALAAEPPRLDLAALAIATLQQPELDASACLHVLDVLACRVQVEMERLKERGEALAPLRALRHVLSDIEGFRGNAEDYHAPENSFLDQVLERKVGLPITLSVVYLEVARRAGIPLYGVPFPGHFLVAHDAGDHKLVMDPFHDGDILTEHGCEELLKRVAPQLKFDRAMLAPAPVELIAYRMLSNLRRVYLGREDQERGLAVVDLLLLLAPDHPGELRTRAGLLANLGAYRAALRDVERCLELSPEAPDRDRLELTARELRERASLLN is encoded by the coding sequence CTGGCCCGTGAACGGTTGGTGTCGGCGCTGGCCGCGGAGCCGCCGCGCCTGGACCTGGCGGCGTTGGCCATCGCCACGCTGCAGCAGCCGGAGCTGGACGCGTCGGCGTGCCTGCACGTGCTGGACGTGCTGGCGTGCCGGGTCCAGGTGGAGATGGAGCGGCTGAAGGAGCGGGGCGAGGCGCTCGCGCCGCTGCGCGCGCTGCGGCACGTGCTGTCGGACATCGAGGGCTTTCGCGGCAACGCGGAGGACTACCACGCGCCGGAGAACAGCTTCCTGGACCAGGTGCTGGAGCGGAAGGTGGGCCTGCCGATAACGCTGTCGGTGGTGTACCTGGAGGTCGCGCGCCGCGCGGGCATCCCCCTCTACGGGGTGCCCTTCCCCGGGCACTTCCTGGTCGCGCACGACGCGGGGGACCACAAGCTGGTGATGGACCCGTTCCACGACGGGGACATCCTCACCGAGCACGGCTGCGAGGAGCTGCTCAAGCGCGTGGCGCCGCAGCTCAAGTTCGACCGGGCCATGCTCGCCCCCGCCCCCGTGGAGCTCATCGCCTACCGCATGCTGTCCAACCTGCGGCGCGTCTACCTGGGGCGCGAGGACCAGGAGCGGGGGCTGGCGGTGGTGGACCTGCTCCTGCTCCTGGCGCCGGACCACCCGGGGGAGCTGCGCACGCGGGCGGGGCTCCTGGCCAACCTGGGCGCGTACCGCGCCGCGCTGCGCGACGTGGAGCGGTGCCTGGAGCTGTCGCCAGAGGCGCCGGATCGCGACAGGCTGGAGCTGACCGCCCGCGAGCTGCGCGAGCGCGCCTCGCTGCTCAACTGA